CAGGTAGAGCCGGTCCGCGTCGCCGTGGAATTCGGCGACGGCGGCGTCGAGCGCCGCCAGGGCCAGCGACGCCATGTCCCCGGTCCAGGTGCACCCTGCCGGCAGCTGCGGCATCACGACGATCGCCTCGAAGCGCTCGCGGCTCCAGCGGATCGCCGACGGCAGGCCGACCTGCGTCTGCCGCAGCCCGTCGTCGCCGCGTTCGCCGCTGCCGTGCAGGAACAGGATCACGGGCCAGGCGCGGTCCGGCGTGAAATCGGACGGCACGTAGACCTGGTAGCGGTGGGCACGTCCGTCCTGCGTCAGGGTGCGGTCGAGGAAGCCGGTGGCGTTGCCGCCGGCCGCCGTGACCGCGGCGCTGAACAGCGTCATGATCAGGCCTCCCGCCAGCAGCCAGCGTTTCATTGCGGCACCTCCGGTGCGTCGAACTCGGCGCCGTTGGTGCGGACCACCTCGGCGTAGTAGCGCGCGCTGGCCTTGGGCGTGCGCTTCTGCGTGGCGAAGTCCACGTGGATGATGCCGAAGCGCTTGGCGTAGCCGCAGGCCCACTCGAAGTTGTCCAGCAGCGACCAGGCGAAGTAGCCGCGCACGTCGGCGCCGTGGGCGATCGCCTCGCGCAGCGCGCGCAGGTGGCCGCGGAAATAGGCGACCCGGCGCCGATCGTCCAGCCCTTCGCGGGGCGACGTGTCCGGATCCGGGAAGGCCGCGCCGTTCTCGGTGATGTACAGGGGGATGCTCCCGTATCGCTCGCGGATCCAGAGCAGCATGAGGGTCAGGCTCGCGGGGTGGACCTCCCACGACAGATCCGTGTGCTCGACGTCCGGCTGGGGCACCGAAACGGCGCGCAGGAAGGGCACGCCGTCGTCGTGGCGCACCACCGCGCGGGTGTAGTAGTTGATGCCGAGGAAGTCGAGCGGCTCGCGGATCAGGGCGAAGTCGCCCGCCGGGTGATCGGGCCAGGCGTTGCCGTAGATCGCCGGCATTTCCTCGGGGTAGCGCCCCAGCAGCAGCGGGTCCAGGTACAGGCGGTTCATGGCGGCGTCCGCACGGGCGGTCGCGGCCACGTCGGCCGGATCGGCGCTGGCGGGGTACTTGGGCTCGATGTTGACGACGATGCCGACCCTGGCGCGCGGCGACTCTTCGCGCACCGCACGCACCGCGGCGCCGTGGGCCAGCAGCAGGTGGTGCGCGGCGCGCATGGCCGCGGCGGGGTCGTGGCGGCCGGGCGCGTGGACGCCGTGCAGGTAGCCGGCGTCGACCACGACCCACGGCTCGTTCAACGTCGACCACATGCCCACCCGGTCGCCGAGCGCGCGGGCGAGGACGCGCGCGTAATCGGCGAAGCGGTCCACGATCTCGGGATTCGTCCAGCCGCCGGCGGCCTCGAGCGCCTCGGGCAGGTCCCAGTGGTACAGCGTCAGGTTCGGCGTCAGGCCGCGCTCGAGCAGGCCGTCGACCAGCCGGTCGTAGAAGGCGAGGCCGGCGGGATTGACCGCGCCGCGGCCGTCGGGCTGCACGCGGCTCCACGCGACGCTGAAGCGGTAGGCGTTCAGGCCCATCCCGGCCATCAGGTCCACGTCCTGCCGCCAGAGACGGTAGTGGTCGCAGGCGACGTCACCGGTGTCGCCGTCGTGGGTGCAGCCGGGCGTGTGCGAGAAGACATGCCAGTTGCTCGGGCCGGCGCCGTCGGCCAGCGGCGAGCCTTCGATCTGGTAGGCCGAGGTGGCCGCGCCCCACAGGAAGCCGGCGGGGAAACCCTTCCCTGGCGTCACGACGCGCTCCCGGGGCTGTCGCCGAGGATCGCCTCGACGCGGTGGGCGCGACCGTCGCGCGCGACCGGCACGCGCACGCCGCCGCCCGTGCAGGCCAGCGGCTCGCCGTCGAGCGTGGCGGAGACCACGCCGCGGGCGCGGCCGTCGGGATTGAGCACCGCGATGTCGTAGGTCGTCGCGCCGTCCGGGGCGCGCCAGGCGATCCCGTAGCGCGGCCAGTCGTCGGGCACGCAGGGGCGCAGTTCGAACGCGTCGCCGCCCGCGAGCCGGAAGCCCAGGATCGACTCCAGCGCGGTGCGGTGCATCCAGCCCGAGGAGCCGGTGTACCAGGTCCAGCCGCCGCGGCCGACGTGCGGCGCGGCGCCGTAGACGTCCGCGGCGACGACGTAGGGTTCGACCTGGTAGACGGCGACGCGGGCCGCGGTGTCGGACAGGTTGACCGGGTTGATCGCCTCCAGCAGGGCCAGGGCGCGGTTGTTGCGGCCGGCCTCGGCCACGGCGCGCACGAACCACAGGGCGGCGTGCGTGTACTGGCCTCCGTTCTCGCGCACGCCCGCAACGTAGCCCTTGATGTAACCGGGGTCGTGGGGCGTGTCGACGAAGGGCGGCGTCAGCAGGCGGATCAGGCCGTGCTCCTCGTCCACGAGATGCTTCTCCACCGCGTCGAGCGCGGCGGCGGCGCGGTCGGGCCGCGCGACGCCGGAGAGCACCGACCAGGACTGGGCCAGCGCGTCGATGCGGCACTCGCTATCGCCGGCGGTGCCGTGCGGCGCGCCGTCGTCGTAGTAGCCGCGGCGGTAGCAGGCGTCGTCCCAACCGTCGCGCTCGACGGCCTCGCGAAGGCGAGCGGCGTGCTCGCGGTAGCGGCGGGCGCGGGCGGCGTCGCCGCGCTCGTCGCAGAACGGCGCGAAGGCTTCGATGACGGTGCAGAGGAAGAAGGCCATCCACACGCTCTCGCCGCGGCCCTCGCGGCCGACGCGGTTCATGCCGTCGTTCCAGTCGCCGCAGCCGAACAGCGGCAGGCCGTGCGCGCCGACGGACAGGGAGCGGTCCAGGGCGCGGCAGCAGTGATCGTAGAGATCGGCGCCCTCGCCGGACGGCATTGCCTTCACGAAGCGCTCGTCCTCGCCGACGTCCAGCGCCGGCGCGTCGAGGAACGGCGCGACCGCGGCCATCACGCCGCGGTCCCCGGTGGCGCGCACGTAGTCGGCGGCCAGCAGCGGCAACCACAGCAGGTCGTCGGCGAAGCGGGTGCGCAGGCCGCGGTCGTCGGGGGTGTGCCACCAGTGCAGCACGTCGCCCTCGCGGAACTGGTGGCCGGCGTGCAGCAGGATCTGGCCGCGCAGCGCCGCGGGCAGCAGCGGCGCCAGCGACGAGGCGTCCTGCAGCTGGTCGCGGAAGCCGAAGGCGCCGCCGGACTGGTACAGCGCCGTGCGCCCCCAGATCCGGCACGACAGCGTCTGGTAGGGCAGCCAGCCGTTGACCATCAGGTCCAGCGCCGGCGCGGGGGTTTCGACCCGCACCGCCGACAGCAGCTCACGCCAGAATCCGGTCACCGCGTCGAACTCGCGGCGCCAGGCGCCGGCGACGGTCATCGCCGCCGCCAGATCGCGGGCCTCCGCCTCGCTCGCGGCGTCCCCCAGCAGCAGCACGATGTCGGCGCTCTCGCCCGGCATCAGCTCGAAGGTCGCCTGGTGCGAGAAGCAGGCGTCGAGACCCGCGCCGATCCGGCCCGGCAAGTCGCCGCGGCGCAGGACCTCGGGGCAGGACGGGTCGCCCCCGGCGCCCAGGAAGGCGGCGCGATCGCCGCAGCCGTGCAGCCGCGCCCGGCCGCCATCCGCGTGAACGGCGCCGAAGGCCGCGCGTTCGGCGTGCGGCCCGGCCTGGCGGTTGCGCGCGAACAGCAGGCCGTCGCCGTCGCCGCGCGCTGTCACCACGTACCGGCCGTCGGACGCGGGGCGGTCGCCCAGGACCAGGCGGCTGTGGGCGAAGACGGACAGCCGGCGCAGCGACGGGCCGCGGTTGGTCACGCCGACGCGGACGAAGCGCACCGGCTTGTCGCGCGACACGAACAGCAGCGTGTCGAGGGCCAGGCCGCGGCTCTCGTGGAGGCAGCGGCTGTAGCCGAAGCCGTGGCGCATCTCGTAGTCGCCCTCGCCGGGCCGGGGGCCGGGCAAGCAGGACCAGAAGACGCCGTCGTCCTCGTCGCGCACGAAGAACGACTCGTCGTGGGGGTCGCCGACCGGATCGTTCGCCCAGGGCGTCAGCCGGCGCTCGCGGCTGTTGACGCTCCACGTCGTGCCGGCGCCGGTCTCGCTGACCAGGAAGCCGAACGACTCGTTCGCCACCACGTTGACCCAGGGTTGCGGCGGCAGGACCGGGCGGCCGTCGCGGCCGCGGGTGAGCCGGATCACGTACTCGCGCCCGTCCGCAGCGAAGCCGCCGCAGCCGTTCCAGCGCTGCAGCGAGTCTGCCGCGTCCGGCAGCGGCGGCGCGGGGGCGTGGGTTGTCGCGGCGCGGGGCCAGACCGGCGGCGCGGTCGGTTCCGCGGGGATCCCGGCGAGGTCGGGCATGCGGTCCCGGACCACCAGGAGGGCGCGGGACAGGATGAGGTCGATGTCGTTCCCGTCCAGTTCGTGAACGCCGTCCAGCTCGATCAGCGACACCGCCAAGCCGAGCGACCGCCAGTAGCGCGACGCGGCGCGCAACCTCTCCTGCAGGGCCGGGTCCGCGCCCGACCGCGCGTCCAGCACGACGAGGATCGCCTCGCCGTCCAGGCCGAGCCGGGCGAGGTCGCCGGGCCCGGCCGTCGCGCGCGCCAGCGTGTCCGGCGCGGCCCGCAGGCGAGGGTCGCCGTAGAGCATCGCGCCGGCGAGGTCCTGCAGGTAGGCGGCTTCGGCAGTCGTGAGACCGGCCCGCTTCAGATCGAGGCGAGCCGACTCGCGGGCGTTCGCGATGGCCATCGCCGCCCGGCGACGGCCGGACGGACCGCAGACCAGGGCCAGGGCCGCGTCCCGGTCCCGGGCGGCTCCCAGCAGGGTGCTGCAGGCGACGTTCTCGTCAGGATCCAGGGTGAGGGTCCGGCGCAGGGCGACCACGGGATCCAGCACGTTGCCCGTGGTGCCGGACAACGAACCGGTCGCGGTCAGGGCAGCCGGTTGGAGCAGGCTGCCGCCGCGGCCGAGGAAGCGGTGGCGGTCCGTCTCGTATTCGGGGGTATCGTCCCCCAGATCGGCCAGGACCAGCCAGGGCGGGGATTCGTCCGCCCCGCGGGGCCGGCGGCGGACCAGCAGGGCCCGCGACGAAGCGTCGAACTCCGTCTGCAGGAACAAGTTGGAAAAAACGGGGTGCGAGGCGTGGGCCGCCGCTGGCGCCAGGACGACCTCGGCGGCGATGGTCAGGTCCAGCCAGCGCCGCCTCCCGGACCGGTTGGTCAGCGTGACGCGCCGGATCTCACAACCATCGGGGTCGACGCAGACCTCCAGGCGGGCGGCGATCCCGGCCTGTTCGTGCTCGATCGTGTAAACGCCTGGCTCCCAGACGGCTCGCCGGACCGCGCCCGACCGGCCCATTCCCGGCTTTCCCAGAACCCAGTACTGACAATTCTCACGATCCCTGATATAATAGAACGATCCATCGCCATCGGTGATGCGGTCGCTTCGCCACAGGGTAAGGTTCACGCCATTTTGGGCCGTGAAACCGGTCCCTTGGGCTGTGATCAGGGTGGTCGTGCCGGCGGCCGACAGCAGGGCGGCGGGAGGGGACGGCCGGCAGGGGTCCGGAATGCGGGGCAACCGACCGTCGTCCATCTGCAGCAACTCCCGGCACGGGGTACGGCGAGGCGGATCAGGTCGTGGTCCCCTCGAATTCCAGGCAACGATTAGGTGATTTCAGCCCATTTGTCAATTGGGGGGTTGACAGAAGGTTGAATTTATGAAACCGTTTACATCGCGCTCACGGAAACCACATCCGCAGCGCAGTTCACCGGTGCGCGCGCGACAGGGATGGCGCGCGGTCGTCAAGCAGGAGGCGCGGTCGGGAGAAGATAGATGGCCACGATCCGAGATGTCGCCAAGACAGCCGGGGTATCGATCGCCACCGTGTCGCGAGTCTTCAACGGCAACACCGCCGTCAGCGAGGACACCGCGACGCAGGTCTGGACGGCGGCGTCGGCCCTCGATTACTGGCCCAACGGCGCCGCCCGCAGCCTCACCACCAGCCGCTCCAACACCCTCGGCGTCCTGCTCCCCGACCTCTACGGGGATTTCTTCTCCGAAGTCATCCGCGGCATCGACCAGCTGGCCAAGCGCGAGAAGTACCAGACCCTGGTCTCCGGCTCCCACGCCAGCGTCGAGGACGTCCTGACCGCCACCCGCGCCATGCGCGGCCGCATCGACGGCCTGGTCATGATGGCCCCGGACAGCATCACCGTCGAATCGGTCACCAAGATCCGCCGCCGCCTGCCGGTGGTGCTGATCAGCCCCCCCTTCGCGGTCGACGGCTGCAGCTCGGTGTCCATCGCCAGCTTCTCGGGCGCCCGCGCCGTGGTGGCGCACCTGGTCGGGCTCGGCCACCGCGAGATCGCGATGGTCGCCGGGCCCGCGGGCAACGTCGATGCCGAGGAGCGCCTGCGCGGCTACTATCGCGGCCTGGCGGAGGCGGGGATCCTGCCGCGCGCCGAGCTCGTCGTGCAGGGGGATTTCCGGGAGTCCTCGGGCTACGCCGCCGCGGCGGCCCTGCTGGACCGGCGGCCGCGGCCGACCGCCGTCTTCGCGGCCAACGACTGCATGGCCATCGGCCTGATGAGCGCCCTGGGGAACGCGGGCCTGTCGGTGCCGCACGACATGGCGGTCGTCGGCTTCGACAACATCACCATGGCCCAGTACATGCGCCCCCCCCTGACCACCGTCCACGTCGACGCCTACGCCCTCGGCCAGAAGGCCGTGCGGCTGATGCTCGACACCCTGTCCGATCCCGAAGGCGAGAAGGTGACCGTCCAGACCATCGATGTCGTCCTGAAGGTGCGCAGCTCCTGCGGGGCGAAACCCGCCGTGGCGACGAACACCACGCTCGGTGCGGAGGCGGATCAACAGCGATGAATACCCATCGGCACGCCAACGTCGCAGTTACCCAGGAGGTCCCAACCGTGAAACGCATGACCATGTTGTTGCTGGTGGCCGCGGCGTTCATGTCCGCCGCCGCCGTCCAGGCGCAGACCGTCCGCGAGGACGCCATCTGGGCCCGGACCACGACGGCCACGATCGCTCTCGACGGCGTGCTGAACGAGGCCGCCTGGGCCGCCGCCGAGTCGAAGACCGTCGAGTTCGGCGCCGACTCCGGCATCCCCGGCAGCGGCTGGAAGATGGAGGCGGGCTGGCCGCCCGTCGACGCCACCGTCGCGAACATGAAGTTCCTGGTCAACGGCAACCAGCTCTACGTCGGCTTCGAGGTGCAGGACAAGTCGGTGGGCGGCTCCGTGGAGTTCAACCGCTTCGACGGCTTCATCATGGGCCTCAAGGACCACGCCGTCCTCGGCACCTACAAGCCCGTCGCCGAGTACGTGTACGCCTTCTGGAACCTCGGCGGCACTCCCGACCCGCAGCCGGCCACGCAGCAGCCCAGGTTCTACGGCCGCTGGGGCAGCTTCGACCCCGCCGTGCCCCGCACGCCGGAGCAGATCGCGGCCTGGGACGCCGTCACCGTCGTCCACGGCGTCAAGAACAGCGACACGGTCGACGACACCGGCTACACCGTCGAGATGCGCTTCGACCTGGCCGTCATGGGCTACGACGTGACGCAGCCCGGCGGCGACATCGTCGAATGGAACGTCTCGGTCTACGACTGCGACTGGTTCTGGCCGATCGACCCGCTGCGCTTCAGCGCCGCCCGCGTCTGGTGGCAGGGCCCCTGGGGCAACGCCGCCTGGTACAACGAGGTCCGCATCCACGCGAGCCCCGACGTGACGACCGCGTCCGGCCCCGTGCCCGTCGTCGAGCCCGAGTTCGTCATCACCGAGATCAACGCCACGCCGACGATCGACGGCGTCCTGAACGAGGCGGCCTGGTCGGATGCCGGCATCTTCTCGGTCGACATCCGCCACGGCGACGACGCGCTGCGCGAGAGCTACCCCGGCGTCGCGTCCGCCCGCGCCGGCGAGTACCAGCCGGCGGTGAACGGCGGCACGGCCTTCGTGCTCGACCCCGCCGACGTCACGGTCAAGATGTACGTCAAGGGCGACATGCTCTACGTGGGCCTCGAGGCCCGCGACATGGTGGTCCAGTACCACCCCGATTTCAGCCGCTGGGACGGCCTGCTGCTCACGATCAACGACCGCGACGACCGCGGCAACGACAACAACCTCACCGGTCGCCGGCTGGCGTTCCAGGTGGGCGCCGACGGCTCCGCGGTCCCCCAGGACTACCTGGCCAGCATGGTGGCCGAGACGACGGCCCAGGTCGCCGTGTCCCTGATGGCCGGCACGTCGGTCGACACGCTCGGCCTCGAGCCCGACACCGGCTACACGGCCGAGCTCGCGATCGACCTCACGGCCCTGGGCTACCCCAGCGGCCTGGGCGACCGCGCGTTCTTCCCGGGCCTCACCGTGCTCGACGGCGACTCGTTCCTCCCCGCCACCGACAGCTACGGCACGCGCACCTGGTGGTTCCGCGAGTACGAGGGCACCTGCTGCGCCGCCTGGGTGCACCTCGCCCCGAACGCCACGGGCGTGAGCGACGGCGGGCAGGACGGGGGCTACGCGTCGGCGCGGGCCTCGCAGAACGCCTCGTCCCGGCCGCTGATCATGTATGCGATGCCCCAGCGCAGCCAGGTGACGATCGAGGTGTACGACGTCATGGGCCGCACGGTCGAGCGCCGCCAGCTCGGCGTCCAGGGCGACGGCGAGCACGCGGTCCCGCTGTTCGAGGGCGGCGACCACGCCGCCGGCCTGTACCTGTACCGGCTGCAGATGGTGGATCCGGAGACCGGCGCCGAGCGCGGGACGCTGCGCGGCAAGACGATCTTCCTGAAGTGACCGCACGCGGGCGCGGCGGCGCGGGGGGGACCCCGCGCCGCCGGGTCCGCAACCACGGAGGATGACCAGACGTGAGTTGTTCCGCCCCGGCGAGATTCATCCGTCTGACCCTGACCTGCCTGCTGCTGCTCGCCGCCGCGGCGACGGTGCGGGGCGGCACCACCGGCCGCATCGCCGGCCGCATCCTCGACGTCGACGGCAAGCCCGTGGCGGCCGCCACCGTCGTGGTGGTCGGCACGCGTCTCGGCGCCTACACCGACGCCGAGGGGCAGTACAGCATCCTCAACGTGGCGCCGGGCGCCTACGACCTGAAGATCACGCGCCTCGGCTTCGACCCGCTGACGATCCGCAACGTGACCGTGTCCTCGGACAACACGACCCGCCAGGACGTCAAGCTGGGCGAGACGACGCTCCGCGCGGCCGAAGTCGTGATCACCGCCGAGCGGCCGCCGGTGGAGCTCGCCATGACGAGCTCCCAGACCACGCTGACCAGCGAGGACATCGAGGCCCTGCCGGTGCAGGAGCTGAACGACGTCGTGAACCTGCAGGCGGGCGTGGTCGACGGGCACTTCCGCGGCGGGCGCACGGGCGAGGTCCAGTACCAGGTCGACGGCGTCAGCGTGAACAACGCCTTCGACAACAAGTCCATCGTCTCGGTCGACCGCTCGCTCCTGCAGGAGGTGCAGGTCATCAGCGGCACCTTCGACGCCGAGTACGGCCAGGCCATGAGCGGCGTCGTGAACGCCGTGCTGAAGCAGGGGACCGAGGAGTTCGCCTGGAGCGGCGAGGCCTACACCGGCGGCTTCGTCTTCCCCGGCCGCGGCGACGACCGCCGCACCGACGAGACGATCCACCCCACGGGCATCCTGAACTTCCAGGCGTCGGCCAGCGGGCCGACCCCGCTGCGCGACACGGTGTTCCTGGCCAGCGCCCGCCGCTCGATCTTCAACGACTACATCTACG
The sequence above is drawn from the bacterium genome and encodes:
- a CDS encoding LacI family DNA-binding transcriptional regulator — translated: MATIRDVAKTAGVSIATVSRVFNGNTAVSEDTATQVWTAASALDYWPNGAARSLTTSRSNTLGVLLPDLYGDFFSEVIRGIDQLAKREKYQTLVSGSHASVEDVLTATRAMRGRIDGLVMMAPDSITVESVTKIRRRLPVVLISPPFAVDGCSSVSIASFSGARAVVAHLVGLGHREIAMVAGPAGNVDAEERLRGYYRGLAEAGILPRAELVVQGDFRESSGYAAAAALLDRRPRPTAVFAANDCMAIGLMSALGNAGLSVPHDMAVVGFDNITMAQYMRPPLTTVHVDAYALGQKAVRLMLDTLSDPEGEKVTVQTIDVVLKVRSSCGAKPAVATNTTLGAEADQQR
- a CDS encoding prolyl oligopeptidase family serine peptidase, whose translation is MKRWLLAGGLIMTLFSAAVTAAGGNATGFLDRTLTQDGRAHRYQVYVPSDFTPDRAWPVILFLHGSGERGDDGLRQTQVGLPSAIRWSRERFEAIVVMPQLPAGCTWTGDMASLALAALDAAVAEFHGDADRLYLTGLSLGGYGTWLLAAEQPGKFAAIAPVCGGIVPPPGGATSVVQLPATVGLADPYAETARLVGATPTWIFHGADDTVIPPSESRRMAAALRAAGNEAHFTEYPGVGHGAWDPAYGDQDFWAWLFAQKRGR
- a CDS encoding glycosyl transferase, which gives rise to MDDGRLPRIPDPCRPSPPAALLSAAGTTTLITAQGTGFTAQNGVNLTLWRSDRITDGDGSFYYIRDRENCQYWVLGKPGMGRSGAVRRAVWEPGVYTIEHEQAGIAARLEVCVDPDGCEIRRVTLTNRSGRRRWLDLTIAAEVVLAPAAAHASHPVFSNLFLQTEFDASSRALLVRRRPRGADESPPWLVLADLGDDTPEYETDRHRFLGRGGSLLQPAALTATGSLSGTTGNVLDPVVALRRTLTLDPDENVACSTLLGAARDRDAALALVCGPSGRRRAAMAIANARESARLDLKRAGLTTAEAAYLQDLAGAMLYGDPRLRAAPDTLARATAGPGDLARLGLDGEAILVVLDARSGADPALQERLRAASRYWRSLGLAVSLIELDGVHELDGNDIDLILSRALLVVRDRMPDLAGIPAEPTAPPVWPRAATTHAPAPPLPDAADSLQRWNGCGGFAADGREYVIRLTRGRDGRPVLPPQPWVNVVANESFGFLVSETGAGTTWSVNSRERRLTPWANDPVGDPHDESFFVRDEDDGVFWSCLPGPRPGEGDYEMRHGFGYSRCLHESRGLALDTLLFVSRDKPVRFVRVGVTNRGPSLRRLSVFAHSRLVLGDRPASDGRYVVTARGDGDGLLFARNRQAGPHAERAAFGAVHADGGRARLHGCGDRAAFLGAGGDPSCPEVLRRGDLPGRIGAGLDACFSHQATFELMPGESADIVLLLGDAASEAEARDLAAAMTVAGAWRREFDAVTGFWRELLSAVRVETPAPALDLMVNGWLPYQTLSCRIWGRTALYQSGGAFGFRDQLQDASSLAPLLPAALRGQILLHAGHQFREGDVLHWWHTPDDRGLRTRFADDLLWLPLLAADYVRATGDRGVMAAVAPFLDAPALDVGEDERFVKAMPSGEGADLYDHCCRALDRSLSVGAHGLPLFGCGDWNDGMNRVGREGRGESVWMAFFLCTVIEAFAPFCDERGDAARARRYREHAARLREAVERDGWDDACYRRGYYDDGAPHGTAGDSECRIDALAQSWSVLSGVARPDRAAAALDAVEKHLVDEEHGLIRLLTPPFVDTPHDPGYIKGYVAGVRENGGQYTHAALWFVRAVAEAGRNNRALALLEAINPVNLSDTAARVAVYQVEPYVVAADVYGAAPHVGRGGWTWYTGSSGWMHRTALESILGFRLAGGDAFELRPCVPDDWPRYGIAWRAPDGATTYDIAVLNPDGRARGVVSATLDGEPLACTGGGVRVPVARDGRAHRVEAILGDSPGSAS
- a CDS encoding GH1 family beta-glucosidase, which encodes MTPGKGFPAGFLWGAATSAYQIEGSPLADGAGPSNWHVFSHTPGCTHDGDTGDVACDHYRLWRQDVDLMAGMGLNAYRFSVAWSRVQPDGRGAVNPAGLAFYDRLVDGLLERGLTPNLTLYHWDLPEALEAAGGWTNPEIVDRFADYARVLARALGDRVGMWSTLNEPWVVVDAGYLHGVHAPGRHDPAAAMRAAHHLLLAHGAAVRAVREESPRARVGIVVNIEPKYPASADPADVAATARADAAMNRLYLDPLLLGRYPEEMPAIYGNAWPDHPAGDFALIREPLDFLGINYYTRAVVRHDDGVPFLRAVSVPQPDVEHTDLSWEVHPASLTLMLLWIRERYGSIPLYITENGAAFPDPDTSPREGLDDRRRVAYFRGHLRALREAIAHGADVRGYFAWSLLDNFEWACGYAKRFGIIHVDFATQKRTPKASARYYAEVVRTNGAEFDAPEVPQ